A single genomic interval of Zingiber officinale cultivar Zhangliang chromosome 4A, Zo_v1.1, whole genome shotgun sequence harbors:
- the LOC121969777 gene encoding serine/threonine-protein kinase AFC2-like isoform X2, which produces MEVEVLKEFPHSRIADGRPRKRARLGWDVDPETAAKAQIGILCGQEVNMKNMVSSGATLNDTCSSQYAKDLGRQPSPPWREDDKDGHYKFELGENLTCRYKIHSKMGEGTFGQVLECWDRERNEMVAIKIVRSIRKYRQAAMIEIDMLQQLGKYDTNGSRCVQIRNWFDYRNHICIVFEKLGPSLYDFLRKNSYHSFPIDLVREFGRQLLECVAFMHDMRLIHTDLKPENVLLVSPEYIKVPNFKVSIRSSNEGSYFKRLPKSSAIKVIDFGSTTYDRLDNSYVVSTRHYRAPEVILGLGWGYPCDIWSIGCILIELCSGETLFQTHENLEHLAMMERVFGPIPTNMLRLANRGAEKYVRRGLLNWPEGATSRESIKNVVKQHTDHSAGDFIDLLQGLLRYDPVDRLGAREALEHSFFKRS; this is translated from the exons ATGGAAGTCGAGGTTTTGAAGGAATTTCCCCATTCACGCATAGCAGATGGCCGTCCCCGGAAGCGCGCTAGGTTAGGTTGGGACGTCGACCCGGAAACGGCCGCGAAG GCTCAAATAGGTATATTATGTGGGCAAGAAGTTAACATGAAGAACATGGTATCTTCCGGGGCTACTTTGAATGATACTTGTTCTTCCCAATATGCAAAGGATTTGGGCCGACAACCTTCCCCCCCTTGGAGAGAAGATGATAAAGATGGGCATTACAAATTTGAACTTGGAGAAAACTTAACTTGTCGCT ATAAGATCCACAGCAAAATGGGTGAAG GAACCTTCGGTCAGGTTCTAGAATGTTGGGATAGAGAAAGAAATGAAATGGTAGCCATAAAAATTGTTCGTAGTATCAGGAAGTATAGACAAGCAGCTATGATAGAAATCGATATGCTGCAGCAGCTTGGAAAGTATGATACTAATGGAAGTCG TTGTGTGCAAATACGGAACTGGTTTGACTATCGTAACCATATCTGTATT GTGTTTGAGAAGCTTGGTCCAAGCTTATATGATTTTCTACGCAAAAACAGTTATCACTCATTTCCAATTGATCTAGTGCGAGAGTTTGGAAGACAACTATTGGAATGTGTAGCAT TTATGCATGACATGCGCCTCATTCACACTGATTTAAAGCCTGAGAATGTACTTCTTGTTTCCCCAGAGTACATCAAAGTACCCAATTTCAAA GTCTCAATCAGATCTTCAAATGAAGGATCTTACTTCAAAAGATTACCAAAATCAAGTGCTATCAAGGTTATTGATTTTGGAAGCACAACTTATGACCGCTTAGATAATAGCTATGTGGTCTCAACTAGACACTATCGGGCACCAGAAGTTATCTTGG GACTTGGTTGGGGCTATCCTTGTGATATTTGGAGCATCGGTTGTATCCTTATTGAACTTTGCTCA GGTGAGACGCTGTTTCAGACTCATGAAAACTTGGAACACTTGGCCATGATGGAGAGAGTTTTTGGACCTATACCAACTAACATGCTAAGGCTTGCTAA TCGTGGTGCTGAGAAGTATGTAAGAAGGGGCCTTTTGAACTGGCCTGAAGGTGCAACTTCAAGAGAAAGTATCAAG AATGTGGTCAAACAGCACACTGATCATTCTGCTGGGGATTTTATTGATCTGCTGCAAGGGCTTCTGAGATATGACCCTGTAGATAGATTGGGAGCTCGTGAGGCTCTAGAACACTCTTTTTTCAAAAGAAGTTGA
- the LOC121969777 gene encoding serine/threonine-protein kinase AFC2-like isoform X1 — translation MEVEVLKEFPHSRIADGRPRKRARLGWDVDPETAAKAQIGILCGQEVNMKNMVSSGATLNDTCSSQYAKDLGRQPSPPWREDDKDGHYKFELGENLTCRYKIHSKMGEGTFGQVLECWDRERNEMVAIKIVRSIRKYRQAAMIEIDMLQQLGKYDTNGSRCVQIRNWFDYRNHICIVFEKLGPSLYDFLRKNSYHSFPIDLVREFGRQLLECVAFMHDMRLIHTDLKPENVLLVSPEYIKVPNFKVSIRSSNEGSYFKRLPKSSAIKVIDFGSTTYDRLDNSYVVSTRHYRAPEVILGLGWGYPCDIWSIGCILIELCSGETLFQTHENLEHLAMMERVFGPIPTNMLRLANRGAEKYVRRGLLNWPEGATSRESIKAVLKVPKLQNVVKQHTDHSAGDFIDLLQGLLRYDPVDRLGAREALEHSFFKRS, via the exons ATGGAAGTCGAGGTTTTGAAGGAATTTCCCCATTCACGCATAGCAGATGGCCGTCCCCGGAAGCGCGCTAGGTTAGGTTGGGACGTCGACCCGGAAACGGCCGCGAAG GCTCAAATAGGTATATTATGTGGGCAAGAAGTTAACATGAAGAACATGGTATCTTCCGGGGCTACTTTGAATGATACTTGTTCTTCCCAATATGCAAAGGATTTGGGCCGACAACCTTCCCCCCCTTGGAGAGAAGATGATAAAGATGGGCATTACAAATTTGAACTTGGAGAAAACTTAACTTGTCGCT ATAAGATCCACAGCAAAATGGGTGAAG GAACCTTCGGTCAGGTTCTAGAATGTTGGGATAGAGAAAGAAATGAAATGGTAGCCATAAAAATTGTTCGTAGTATCAGGAAGTATAGACAAGCAGCTATGATAGAAATCGATATGCTGCAGCAGCTTGGAAAGTATGATACTAATGGAAGTCG TTGTGTGCAAATACGGAACTGGTTTGACTATCGTAACCATATCTGTATT GTGTTTGAGAAGCTTGGTCCAAGCTTATATGATTTTCTACGCAAAAACAGTTATCACTCATTTCCAATTGATCTAGTGCGAGAGTTTGGAAGACAACTATTGGAATGTGTAGCAT TTATGCATGACATGCGCCTCATTCACACTGATTTAAAGCCTGAGAATGTACTTCTTGTTTCCCCAGAGTACATCAAAGTACCCAATTTCAAA GTCTCAATCAGATCTTCAAATGAAGGATCTTACTTCAAAAGATTACCAAAATCAAGTGCTATCAAGGTTATTGATTTTGGAAGCACAACTTATGACCGCTTAGATAATAGCTATGTGGTCTCAACTAGACACTATCGGGCACCAGAAGTTATCTTGG GACTTGGTTGGGGCTATCCTTGTGATATTTGGAGCATCGGTTGTATCCTTATTGAACTTTGCTCA GGTGAGACGCTGTTTCAGACTCATGAAAACTTGGAACACTTGGCCATGATGGAGAGAGTTTTTGGACCTATACCAACTAACATGCTAAGGCTTGCTAA TCGTGGTGCTGAGAAGTATGTAAGAAGGGGCCTTTTGAACTGGCCTGAAGGTGCAACTTCAAGAGAAAGTATCAAGGCAGTGTTGAAAGTTCCAAAGCTTCAG AATGTGGTCAAACAGCACACTGATCATTCTGCTGGGGATTTTATTGATCTGCTGCAAGGGCTTCTGAGATATGACCCTGTAGATAGATTGGGAGCTCGTGAGGCTCTAGAACACTCTTTTTTCAAAAGAAGTTGA
- the LOC121969777 gene encoding serine/threonine-protein kinase AFC2-like isoform X3, giving the protein MGEGTFGQVLECWDRERNEMVAIKIVRSIRKYRQAAMIEIDMLQQLGKYDTNGSRCVQIRNWFDYRNHICIVFEKLGPSLYDFLRKNSYHSFPIDLVREFGRQLLECVAFMHDMRLIHTDLKPENVLLVSPEYIKVPNFKVSIRSSNEGSYFKRLPKSSAIKVIDFGSTTYDRLDNSYVVSTRHYRAPEVILGLGWGYPCDIWSIGCILIELCSGETLFQTHENLEHLAMMERVFGPIPTNMLRLANRGAEKYVRRGLLNWPEGATSRESIKAVLKVPKLQNVVKQHTDHSAGDFIDLLQGLLRYDPVDRLGAREALEHSFFKRS; this is encoded by the exons ATGGGTGAAG GAACCTTCGGTCAGGTTCTAGAATGTTGGGATAGAGAAAGAAATGAAATGGTAGCCATAAAAATTGTTCGTAGTATCAGGAAGTATAGACAAGCAGCTATGATAGAAATCGATATGCTGCAGCAGCTTGGAAAGTATGATACTAATGGAAGTCG TTGTGTGCAAATACGGAACTGGTTTGACTATCGTAACCATATCTGTATT GTGTTTGAGAAGCTTGGTCCAAGCTTATATGATTTTCTACGCAAAAACAGTTATCACTCATTTCCAATTGATCTAGTGCGAGAGTTTGGAAGACAACTATTGGAATGTGTAGCAT TTATGCATGACATGCGCCTCATTCACACTGATTTAAAGCCTGAGAATGTACTTCTTGTTTCCCCAGAGTACATCAAAGTACCCAATTTCAAA GTCTCAATCAGATCTTCAAATGAAGGATCTTACTTCAAAAGATTACCAAAATCAAGTGCTATCAAGGTTATTGATTTTGGAAGCACAACTTATGACCGCTTAGATAATAGCTATGTGGTCTCAACTAGACACTATCGGGCACCAGAAGTTATCTTGG GACTTGGTTGGGGCTATCCTTGTGATATTTGGAGCATCGGTTGTATCCTTATTGAACTTTGCTCA GGTGAGACGCTGTTTCAGACTCATGAAAACTTGGAACACTTGGCCATGATGGAGAGAGTTTTTGGACCTATACCAACTAACATGCTAAGGCTTGCTAA TCGTGGTGCTGAGAAGTATGTAAGAAGGGGCCTTTTGAACTGGCCTGAAGGTGCAACTTCAAGAGAAAGTATCAAGGCAGTGTTGAAAGTTCCAAAGCTTCAG AATGTGGTCAAACAGCACACTGATCATTCTGCTGGGGATTTTATTGATCTGCTGCAAGGGCTTCTGAGATATGACCCTGTAGATAGATTGGGAGCTCGTGAGGCTCTAGAACACTCTTTTTTCAAAAGAAGTTGA